A genome region from Bacteroidota bacterium includes the following:
- a CDS encoding FAD-dependent oxidoreductase, translating to MEQIIDIIVTPEIAANMQSIKNVVAEKAGIAEPIYCELVKRSIDARSRQIKVNLRVKFDTIPLKETSWDLPQYPQVSNAETVVIIGAGPAGLFAALTLLERGFKPIIFERGKDVRERRHDLAAINKSGIVNPESNYCFGEGGAGTYSDGKLYTRSDKRGNISKVLELFVRFGASPEILIEAHPHIGTNKLPKIITQMRNTIIDAGGEIHFNTKVTDIKTSFGKVTGVQLNGDTDFNCSNVILATGHSARDIFELLHRNQILIEAKPFALGVRIEHPQQIIDRMQYHCDDRGQYLPPSSYALVQQVNGRGVYSFCMCPGGIIAPCATAPGEVVTNGWSPSKRNNPFANSGFVVSVELKDTKPFEDYGPLAALQFQKATEQLCYDAAGGNQKAPAQRLVDFVDGKLSSRLPDCSYQPGLTSVHLKNVLPQFIAGHIKQALIQIKSTKREYFTNEAVLVAPESRTSSPVKIPRDATTLQHVQIAGLFPCGEGAGYAGGIVSAAMDGMRIAEYIAVHSK from the coding sequence ATGGAGCAAATAATAGATATCATTGTTACACCGGAAATTGCTGCAAATATGCAATCCATTAAAAATGTTGTTGCAGAAAAAGCAGGAATTGCGGAACCAATTTATTGCGAATTGGTGAAACGTTCTATTGATGCACGTTCCAGGCAAATTAAAGTGAATCTGCGTGTGAAATTTGATACCATTCCTTTAAAGGAAACAAGCTGGGATTTACCACAATATCCGCAGGTATCAAATGCTGAAACTGTTGTGATAATCGGAGCAGGTCCTGCAGGATTATTTGCAGCATTAACATTACTGGAGCGCGGATTTAAACCCATTATTTTTGAAAGAGGAAAAGATGTTCGTGAGCGCAGACATGATCTTGCGGCCATTAATAAATCAGGAATCGTAAATCCGGAAAGTAATTATTGTTTTGGAGAAGGTGGTGCAGGTACTTACAGCGACGGAAAATTATATACCCGTTCCGATAAACGCGGAAATATCAGTAAGGTGCTCGAATTATTTGTGCGATTTGGTGCAAGTCCTGAAATATTAATTGAAGCACATCCGCATATCGGAACAAATAAATTACCGAAAATAATTACCCAAATGCGCAACACCATAATTGATGCAGGCGGGGAAATACATTTTAATACTAAAGTAACCGATATTAAAACTTCCTTTGGAAAGGTTACCGGTGTGCAGTTAAATGGGGATACTGATTTTAATTGCAGCAATGTGATTTTAGCTACAGGTCATTCTGCAAGAGATATTTTTGAGTTATTACATCGCAATCAAATACTCATTGAAGCAAAACCATTTGCGCTTGGGGTAAGGATAGAACATCCACAACAAATAATTGACCGCATGCAATATCATTGTGATGACCGCGGACAATATTTACCACCTTCATCGTATGCCTTGGTGCAACAGGTAAATGGGAGAGGCGTGTATTCATTTTGTATGTGCCCCGGTGGCATTATTGCACCATGCGCAACTGCTCCGGGCGAAGTGGTAACCAATGGTTGGAGCCCGAGTAAAAGAAATAATCCGTTTGCCAATTCGGGATTTGTGGTGAGTGTGGAATTAAAAGATACCAAACCATTTGAAGATTACGGACCATTGGCTGCATTACAATTTCAAAAAGCTACGGAACAACTTTGTTATGATGCTGCAGGCGGAAATCAAAAAGCTCCTGCACAACGTCTGGTGGATTTTGTTGATGGAAAATTATCATCTAGGTTACCCGATTGTTCCTATCAGCCCGGATTGACATCTGTACACCTTAAAAACGTATTACCACAATTTATTGCAGGACATATCAAACAAGCATTAATTCAAATTAAATCTACTAAGCGCGAATATTTTACCAACGAAGCCGTTTTAGTTGCTCCTGAATCAAGAACTTCATCTCCCGTAAAAATTCCACGTGATGCTACTACATTGCAGCATGTTCAAATAGCGGGATTATTTCCTTGTGGAGAGGGTGCCGGATATGCCGGTGGCATTGTAAGTGCTGCTATGGATGGTATGCGAATAGCGGAATATATTGCAGTGCATTCAAAATAA
- a CDS encoding 2'-5' RNA ligase family protein translates to MVGKFPTAQADPSIMLFAAMADDERVKMLEKKLEIICRNQLPIIVECNNFGEFYNNKTIFVELSEQSKSAITTFRKKIAAEIKMAKYDELVDFNVGKTPHITIARGLTEDQYKVARKYFTGRNFTASFECNVITWRKLIKTNTVTKYNTIRSFEMANKNLSLF, encoded by the coding sequence GTGGTAGGTAAATTTCCTACCGCACAAGCTGACCCTTCTATCATGCTGTTTGCTGCAATGGCTGATGATGAGCGGGTTAAAATGCTGGAGAAAAAACTGGAAATTATTTGTCGCAACCAATTACCAATAATAGTGGAGTGCAATAATTTCGGTGAATTTTATAATAATAAAACCATTTTTGTTGAATTATCCGAACAAAGTAAATCTGCCATAACCACCTTCAGAAAAAAAATTGCGGCAGAAATTAAAATGGCGAAATATGATGAATTAGTTGATTTTAATGTCGGCAAAACACCACATATTACTATTGCGCGCGGACTAACAGAAGATCAATATAAAGTAGCACGCAAATATTTTACGGGTCGCAATTTTACTGCATCGTTTGAATGTAATGTAATTACATGGCGGAAATTAATTAAAACAAATACGGTAACGAAATACAACACGATTCGCAGCTTCGAAATGGCTAATAAAAACTTAAGTTTATTTTGA
- a CDS encoding serine hydrolase, with translation MKFKIMLKYCLLSLFLITGYCLTAQQPAFITDSLDIYIQREMQRWQVPGLAIAIVKDGKVVATKGYGVTDLETKKPVDANTLFMIASNTKAFTGTSLAILEKQGRISLNDKVINYLPYFALNNPEITKMVTIEDVLSHRLGFETFQGDFLNWDSNLSRKELIQNMQKNIPPYDFRDTYGYCNAGFLTAGEIILAVTDTSWDDYLKYHFFNPLKMTRTSTTYAALLKDENKCSPYTIFNGKLVKLDYDNLDNLGPAASINSSVNDLSHWLLLQLANGKFEGKEIISADAIKNTRLPRSVAGSGSSGLYKSQHFNLYGLGWFLKDYEGKKLMTHSGGANGFVTTTLVVPEAQLGVIVLTNTDANGLYEALQNQIFEAYLGLPYRNLSSIYYGFYAPGYQETDIQLAEWAKLIEKNHKPALDLNAYTGKYYNSVYGEITIENKNGALEIHFAHHPQLTGNLKSVGENKFICYYNPVSWGVKETPFTVENNKVKSVTITINDFIDFLPYEFVKQE, from the coding sequence ATGAAATTTAAAATTATGCTAAAATATTGTTTACTATCCTTGTTTCTGATAACAGGATATTGCTTAACTGCACAGCAACCGGCATTTATTACCGATAGTCTGGACATTTACATTCAACGTGAAATGCAGCGCTGGCAGGTGCCCGGATTAGCGATTGCCATTGTTAAAGACGGAAAAGTAGTTGCAACCAAAGGTTATGGTGTTACCGATTTGGAAACTAAAAAACCTGTTGATGCAAATACCTTGTTTATGATTGCCAGTAATACCAAGGCATTTACAGGCACATCACTCGCTATTCTCGAAAAACAAGGCCGTATTTCTTTAAATGATAAAGTGATTAATTACCTCCCCTATTTCGCACTAAATAATCCTGAAATAACCAAAATGGTAACGATTGAAGATGTTTTGTCGCATCGTTTGGGTTTTGAAACCTTTCAGGGCGATTTTCTGAACTGGGATAGTAATTTAAGCAGAAAAGAATTAATTCAGAACATGCAAAAAAATATTCCGCCTTACGATTTTCGTGATACCTATGGATATTGTAATGCCGGATTTTTAACAGCAGGCGAAATAATTTTAGCTGTAACCGATACCAGTTGGGACGATTATTTAAAATATCATTTTTTTAATCCTTTAAAAATGACACGCACATCTACAACTTATGCAGCCTTATTAAAAGATGAAAATAAATGTTCACCTTATACCATTTTTAATGGCAAACTGGTGAAACTGGATTATGACAATTTAGATAATTTAGGTCCGGCTGCAAGCATCAATTCTAGCGTTAATGACCTTTCACACTGGTTGTTATTACAATTAGCGAATGGAAAATTTGAAGGCAAAGAAATAATTTCTGCCGACGCAATTAAAAATACCAGATTACCAAGATCTGTCGCCGGTTCCGGTTCATCTGGGTTGTATAAATCACAACATTTTAATTTGTACGGATTAGGTTGGTTTTTAAAAGATTACGAAGGCAAAAAACTAATGACACATAGCGGTGGCGCAAACGGATTTGTTACTACAACACTGGTAGTTCCGGAAGCTCAACTTGGTGTAATTGTACTCACTAACACAGATGCGAATGGATTATACGAAGCATTACAAAATCAAATTTTCGAAGCTTACTTAGGTTTACCATATCGCAATTTATCATCTATTTATTATGGATTTTATGCGCCGGGTTATCAGGAAACGGATATTCAATTGGCAGAATGGGCGAAACTGATTGAAAAAAATCACAAACCTGCGCTTGATTTAAATGCTTATACCGGAAAATATTACAACAGTGTTTACGGTGAAATTACTATTGAAAATAAAAACGGCGCTTTGGAAATTCATTTCGCACATCACCCACAATTAACAGGCAATTTAAAATCGGTTGGTGAAAATAAATTTATCTGTTATTACAATCCTGTAAGCTGGGGAGTTAAGGAAACGCCATTTACTGTGGAAAATAATAAAGTAAAAAGTGTGACCATCACCATCAATGATTTTATTGATTTTTTACCTTATGAATTTGTGAAACAGGAATGA
- a CDS encoding WbqC family protein, with protein sequence MSENNSKILLIEPHYLPPVAWMKLLDGRDRICLDISSSFVKASYRNRCHILSPNGVLHLSIPLQHKHDERKTVGNTKISYEMNWQKNHWMTLTSCYRRSAYFEYFEDLIAPLYHKKFETLLELNMAALKVVFTILKLKPEITFTEQYLEKGVDGYEDYRDLIKPKIYPENTNFEPYNQVFSDRFPFFENLSIIDAIFNKGKFELNEI encoded by the coding sequence ATGTCAGAAAATAACAGCAAAATTCTGTTAATTGAACCCCATTATCTGCCCCCGGTTGCCTGGATGAAATTATTGGATGGCCGTGACCGTATTTGTCTGGACATCAGTTCGAGTTTTGTTAAAGCAAGTTATCGCAATCGTTGTCATATTTTGAGTCCCAACGGCGTTTTACACCTCAGCATACCTTTACAACACAAACATGATGAACGTAAAACAGTAGGCAATACCAAAATCAGTTATGAAATGAACTGGCAAAAAAATCATTGGATGACATTAACGAGTTGCTATCGCAGAAGTGCCTATTTTGAATACTTTGAAGATTTAATTGCGCCCTTATATCATAAAAAATTCGAAACCCTGCTTGAATTGAATATGGCAGCGTTAAAGGTGGTGTTCACTATTTTAAAATTAAAACCTGAAATTACTTTTACGGAACAATACCTCGAAAAAGGTGTTGATGGTTATGAAGATTATAGAGATTTAATTAAACCAAAAATTTATCCGGAAAATACCAATTTTGAACCATACAATCAGGTATTTTCCGATCGCTTTCCTTTTTTTGAAAACCTGAGTATTATTGATGCTATTTTTAATAAAGGTAAATTTGAACTCAATGAAATTTAA
- a CDS encoding GWxTD domain-containing protein, whose translation MKKILLVAFVVMIAKSLVFGQSLNQNTTVRACMFLHPEDGAYFETYLIAGANALKYVPVKPRGFAAGVDVQILITQGDKVLNFDKYRLNTPTVYDTAKIDFSIIDQKRLFVPNVASVVEVKITDINDSLNSFTYTEVFSSFMTGVVQISDIQFADTYKMTSVKNNFTKNGVELQPYPLNFFPSGRNSIIFYGEVYNTDKYLTDDQFMITYSIKNASTDEFNQQFYQYTKADKQPVFSFVKEMDIADLPGGNYNLIVEVRNKKNELLAMRKVFIQRANAGAINNWENIQMINTSGTFADNYTEEQLNYFLDVIKPVASESDRNLIESLSDRVEPDMKKKFLYNFWVERNQVDPYAEWLAYLDRVKEVNSSFGTPSRPGYKTDRGRVFLQYGRPYDVVTSVNEPGAYPYEIWFYTTLPDKQTNIGFAFYEPSMVSNDYILMHSNARGEINDERWKVKLYENVASPSELMDFDNTKVEDKIGGYRAVDMYEF comes from the coding sequence ATGAAAAAAATCCTACTTGTCGCCTTTGTGGTAATGATTGCCAAAAGCCTTGTTTTTGGGCAATCGCTCAACCAAAACACCACCGTAAGGGCATGTATGTTTCTGCATCCTGAAGATGGCGCCTACTTTGAAACTTACCTCATTGCAGGTGCTAATGCATTAAAATATGTTCCGGTAAAACCCCGCGGTTTTGCTGCCGGAGTCGATGTGCAAATTTTAATTACACAAGGTGATAAAGTGCTCAATTTCGATAAATACCGACTCAATACACCAACCGTTTACGATACAGCAAAAATTGATTTCAGCATTATTGACCAAAAACGTTTATTCGTGCCAAATGTAGCTTCTGTAGTAGAAGTTAAAATTACAGATATCAACGATTCATTAAATAGTTTTACCTACACCGAAGTATTCAGTTCATTTATGACCGGTGTTGTGCAGATTTCAGATATTCAGTTTGCGGATACGTATAAAATGACATCGGTAAAAAATAATTTTACTAAAAATGGTGTTGAATTACAGCCATATCCATTAAACTTTTTTCCTTCAGGAAGAAATAGTATTATTTTTTACGGAGAAGTTTATAATACCGATAAATATCTTACCGATGATCAGTTTATGATTACGTATTCGATAAAAAATGCCAGCACTGATGAATTTAATCAGCAATTTTATCAATACACAAAAGCAGATAAACAACCGGTATTTTCATTCGTTAAAGAAATGGATATTGCTGATTTACCGGGCGGAAATTATAATTTAATTGTTGAGGTCAGAAATAAAAAAAATGAACTGCTTGCTATGCGCAAAGTATTTATTCAACGCGCAAATGCCGGAGCAATCAACAATTGGGAAAATATTCAGATGATTAATACATCAGGCACTTTCGCCGATAATTATACGGAAGAACAACTCAATTATTTTTTAGATGTTATTAAACCGGTTGCTTCTGAATCGGATCGAAATTTAATTGAATCGTTGAGCGACAGGGTAGAGCCGGATATGAAAAAGAAGTTTCTATACAACTTCTGGGTTGAACGCAATCAGGTGGATCCTTATGCAGAATGGCTGGCTTATCTCGACAGGGTGAAAGAAGTAAACAGTAGTTTCGGAACACCATCACGCCCCGGATATAAAACTGATCGAGGAAGGGTATTTCTGCAATACGGCAGACCTTATGATGTTGTTACCAGTGTGAATGAACCGGGCGCTTACCCGTATGAAATCTGGTTTTACACGACTTTACCGGATAAACAAACCAATATTGGCTTCGCGTTTTATGAGCCTTCCATGGTTTCCAACGACTATATTCTGATGCATTCCAATGCCCGCGGCGAAATAAACGACGAGCGCTGGAAGGTGAAACTTTACGAAAATGTGGCTTCTCCGTCCGAATTAATGGATTTTGATAATACCAAGGTGGAAGATAAAATTGGCGGCTACAGGGCAGTTGACATGTATGAATTTTAG
- a CDS encoding glycosyltransferase family 2 protein has protein sequence MHQEDILQKPLVAVVILSWNGQQYLEQFLPSVVKLSYQPLDIYVADNASTDNTITFLEQHYPAIKIIRISKNEGFAKGYNVALKDVVADYYLLLNQDVEVEPNLIEPLLEKMESDVNIAAAQPKLLAYHNKNQFEYAGAAGGYIDKLGYPFCKGRIFDVAEMDEGQYNTAGEIFWASGAALFVRADLFKRFKGFDPDYFAHMEEIDLCWRFKRAGYKIWYVPESVVYHVGGGSLPKENPHKTYLNFRNNLFMIFKNYETQELIWKLPVRILLENVAFLKALLQGKWKEAFAIFRADWHFVISIPLQLKKRYDNWKNYHRNRIDTTRVRKTGYFSGSIVWQFFIRKRKRFNDLPSE, from the coding sequence ATGCATCAGGAAGATATTCTGCAAAAACCGCTGGTTGCGGTGGTTATTCTTTCGTGGAACGGACAACAATACTTGGAGCAGTTTCTGCCTTCGGTTGTTAAGCTGAGTTACCAGCCTTTGGACATTTATGTAGCGGATAATGCATCTACAGATAATACGATAACATTTCTCGAACAACATTATCCTGCAATTAAAATTATTCGTATCAGCAAAAATGAAGGTTTTGCTAAAGGATATAATGTTGCGTTAAAAGATGTAGTTGCTGATTATTATTTACTCTTAAATCAGGACGTTGAAGTTGAGCCTAATTTAATTGAGCCATTATTGGAAAAAATGGAATCGGATGTAAATATTGCGGCTGCACAACCTAAATTATTAGCTTACCATAATAAAAATCAGTTTGAATACGCCGGAGCTGCCGGTGGCTATATCGATAAACTGGGATATCCGTTTTGTAAGGGAAGAATTTTTGATGTTGCGGAGATGGATGAAGGGCAATACAACACAGCAGGTGAAATATTTTGGGCTAGTGGTGCTGCATTATTTGTGCGGGCCGATTTATTTAAACGGTTTAAAGGATTTGATCCCGACTATTTTGCACACATGGAAGAAATTGATTTGTGTTGGCGATTTAAGCGTGCAGGATATAAAATCTGGTATGTCCCTGAATCCGTGGTTTATCATGTTGGTGGTGGTTCTTTGCCAAAAGAAAATCCGCATAAAACCTATCTCAATTTCAGAAATAATTTGTTCATGATTTTTAAAAATTATGAAACGCAGGAATTAATCTGGAAGTTACCGGTAAGAATTTTATTAGAAAATGTTGCATTTTTAAAAGCCTTGTTGCAGGGAAAATGGAAAGAGGCTTTTGCAATATTTAGGGCAGATTGGCATTTTGTTATTTCAATACCATTACAATTAAAAAAGCGCTACGATAACTGGAAAAATTATCATCGCAACCGCATCGATACCACTCGTGTTCGCAAAACCGGCTATTTTTCCGGCAGCATCGTCTGGCAGTTTTTCATCCGCAAGCGCAAGCGGTTCAACGATCTTCCAAGTGAGTAA
- the aroQ gene encoding type II 3-dehydroquinate dehydratase, translating into MKIIIINGPNLNLLGVREPEIYGSETFEDFFKTLELRFPNVELEYFQSNVEGILIDKLHEVGFIYDGIVINAGGYSHTSIAIADAISSINTPVVEVHISNTFAREAYRHNDVLTAKCKGLIVGLGLEGYALAIKYFLKQSDPLSGYYE; encoded by the coding sequence ATGAAAATCATCATCATAAACGGTCCGAATTTAAATCTGCTTGGTGTTCGCGAACCTGAAATTTATGGCAGCGAAACATTTGAAGATTTTTTCAAAACACTTGAACTGCGATTTCCGAATGTGGAATTGGAATACTTTCAAAGTAATGTGGAAGGTATTTTAATTGATAAACTGCATGAGGTGGGATTTATTTATGATGGAATTGTGATTAATGCGGGTGGTTATTCGCATACTTCTATTGCAATTGCTGATGCGATTAGTTCAATAAATACGCCTGTGGTTGAAGTGCATATTTCCAACACCTTTGCAAGAGAAGCGTATCGCCATAATGATGTGCTCACTGCAAAATGTAAAGGTTTGATTGTTGGTTTAGGTTTGGAAGGTTATGCATTGGCGATTAAATATTTTTTGAAGCAGAGTGATCCGCTGAGCGGATATTATGAGTAA
- the xerD gene encoding site-specific tyrosine recombinase XerD — translation MNWNAAIKEFKNYLQLEKSLSANSVEAYMRDIGKLATFLEKNYPNTAPENVNREHLEGFLIFLHEISMNDRSQARIISGVRAFYKFLLMEDLIDNDPSQLLDLPKLSRKLPDTLSYDEISAIISAIDLSTPEGQRNKAIFETLYSCGLRVSELTGLKISDMFMDDGFVKVRGKGNKERLVPIGDSAINYINIYKQTVRSHIGVQRGFEDHLFLNRNGRALSRVYIFMLIKQLAEKAGIKKSISPHTFRHSFATHLIEGGADLRAVQEMLGHESITTTEIYTHIDREFLRATLIQFHPRFK, via the coding sequence GTGAACTGGAATGCTGCGATAAAGGAATTTAAAAACTACCTCCAATTGGAGAAATCACTATCCGCCAACTCGGTAGAAGCCTACATGCGCGACATTGGAAAATTAGCTACCTTCCTCGAAAAAAATTACCCCAACACAGCCCCCGAAAACGTCAACCGCGAACATCTGGAAGGTTTTTTAATCTTTTTACACGAAATCAGCATGAACGACCGCAGTCAGGCCAGGATTATCAGCGGTGTAAGGGCGTTTTACAAGTTTTTGCTCATGGAAGACCTTATAGACAACGATCCGAGTCAGCTGCTGGACTTGCCCAAACTGAGTAGAAAATTGCCTGACACCCTCTCTTACGACGAAATAAGCGCTATTATCTCCGCAATTGACCTCAGTACACCGGAAGGTCAGCGCAATAAAGCCATTTTTGAGACCTTATACAGCTGCGGACTACGAGTAAGTGAATTAACAGGTTTAAAAATCAGCGACATGTTTATGGACGATGGTTTCGTAAAAGTCCGGGGTAAGGGCAACAAAGAACGTTTGGTACCAATAGGGGATAGTGCTATAAATTATATCAATATCTATAAACAAACCGTTCGCAGTCATATTGGTGTGCAGCGGGGTTTTGAAGACCATTTATTCCTGAACCGCAATGGTAGAGCACTTTCCAGGGTTTATATCTTCATGCTCATCAAACAACTCGCCGAAAAAGCCGGCATCAAAAAATCCATCTCCCCCCATACCTTCCGCCACTCCTTCGCCACCCACCTCATCGAAGGCGGTGCCGACCTCCGCGCCGTCCAGGAAATGCTCGGCCACGAATCCATCACCACCACCGAAATCTACACCCACATCGACCGCGAATTCCTCCGCGCCACCTTAATTCAATTCCATCCGAGATTCAAATAA
- a CDS encoding PspC family transcriptional regulator has product MLYRIKHLIETGAFGACAWLGEKMGIASSRVRLFFVYASFLALGSPVIIYMIIAFWVNLKNYLRDKIDPIRDL; this is encoded by the coding sequence ATGTTATATCGAATCAAACACCTTATAGAAACCGGCGCCTTTGGTGCTTGTGCCTGGTTGGGAGAAAAAATGGGTATAGCGTCGAGTCGTGTGCGATTGTTTTTTGTGTATGCTTCATTTTTAGCACTGGGGTCACCGGTGATTATTTATATGATAATTGCTTTTTGGGTAAATCTTAAAAATTACCTGCGCGATAAAATTGATCCGATTCGTGATTTATAA
- a CDS encoding DUF2851 family protein — protein sequence MNEAFLQFIWKMKLFTTTGIFTTDGDPITLIHNGDHNTHSGPDFTNARIKIGGTTWAGNVEIHIRSSEWNEHKHSSDRAYDNVILHAVYIHDDEKSKMPTLVLKNLIDEKLIDTYKFMMQTAAWIPCEKSLHAVNEITIKQQLNRLLTERLEQKALNVENRLILNNQDWEETCYQLIARNFGTNINADPFEGVARSLPYKIILKHLNQPKQIEALLFGQAGFLEGSFRELYPHQLQAEYVFLKSKYRLEGIRPLEWKFLRMRPANFPTVRMSQLASFLSAHDRLFSAILSCVDSKSIKKIFQAEASAYWKEHYHFKKAAAVKSATLGKDTIDLILINTIAPLLFLYGKKTGNEQICVNAVDLLEHLEAENNTITRQWERLGIKAKHAGDSQALLELKKNYCSNKRCLECSVGFTILKSGKI from the coding sequence ATGAACGAAGCATTTCTCCAGTTTATCTGGAAGATGAAGTTGTTTACCACTACCGGTATTTTTACAACTGACGGTGACCCAATCACCTTAATTCACAATGGCGACCACAATACACATAGTGGTCCGGATTTTACGAATGCACGTATTAAAATTGGAGGAACTACCTGGGCCGGTAATGTTGAAATTCATATCCGTTCATCGGAATGGAATGAGCACAAACACAGCAGCGACAGGGCTTACGACAATGTGATATTACATGCGGTGTATATACACGACGATGAAAAAAGTAAAATGCCAACGCTGGTATTAAAAAATTTAATCGATGAAAAATTAATTGATACTTATAAATTTATGATGCAAACTGCTGCGTGGATTCCTTGTGAAAAAAGTTTGCATGCAGTAAATGAAATTACGATTAAACAACAACTTAACCGCTTATTAACAGAAAGGCTGGAACAAAAAGCGCTTAATGTAGAAAACAGATTAATATTAAATAATCAGGATTGGGAAGAAACCTGTTATCAGTTAATTGCAAGAAATTTCGGCACCAATATTAATGCTGATCCATTTGAAGGTGTTGCAAGAAGTTTGCCTTATAAAATTATTTTAAAACATTTAAATCAGCCCAAACAAATTGAAGCATTATTGTTTGGTCAGGCCGGATTTTTGGAAGGCAGTTTCCGCGAATTATATCCGCATCAGTTGCAGGCGGAATATGTTTTTCTGAAATCAAAATACCGGTTGGAAGGAATTCGTCCGCTGGAATGGAAATTTTTGCGGATGCGGCCTGCAAATTTCCCGACGGTTCGGATGAGTCAGCTCGCGTCATTTTTATCCGCGCACGACCGTTTATTTTCAGCAATATTAAGTTGTGTAGATAGTAAATCGATAAAAAAAATATTTCAGGCGGAGGCTTCGGCATATTGGAAGGAACATTATCATTTTAAAAAAGCAGCAGCAGTTAAATCGGCAACACTGGGAAAGGATACTATCGATTTGATTTTGATAAATACCATTGCGCCTTTACTTTTTTTGTACGGTAAAAAAACCGGCAATGAACAAATTTGCGTAAATGCTGTTGATTTGCTCGAACATTTAGAAGCGGAAAACAATACCATCACTAGGCAGTGGGAACGTTTAGGCATAAAAGCAAAACACGCGGGTGACAGTCAGGCGCTGCTCGAATTGAAAAAAAATTATTGCAGCAATAAACGTTGCCTGGAGTGTAGTGTTGGTTTCACTATTTTGAAAAGCGGGAAAATTTAA
- the pyrF gene encoding orotidine-5'-phosphate decarboxylase, which yields MHKAELIQQIRDKKSYLCVGLDTDLDKIPAHLLDTEDPIFEFNKQIIDATRDYCVAYKPNVAFYEAYGAKGWTSLEKTVAYIGKTHFTIADAKRGDIGNTSSRYAEAFFKNMPFDSITVAPYMGEDSVTPFLQFEGKWVILLALTSNKGSSDFQLMQENDEQLFERVIKKANTWGNPENLMFVVGATHPDYFTRIRKIAPDNFLLVPGVGAQGGDLAAVTRNGIDKDCGLLINSTRDIIYASKGTDFAEAASKKAQAVQKEMENLLLENKFL from the coding sequence ATGCACAAAGCTGAACTCATACAACAAATTCGGGATAAAAAAAGCTACCTCTGTGTAGGTTTGGATACTGATTTAGATAAAATTCCGGCGCATTTGCTGGATACGGAAGATCCGATTTTTGAGTTTAATAAACAAATAATTGATGCTACGCGCGATTATTGTGTGGCTTATAAACCCAATGTGGCGTTTTATGAGGCTTATGGCGCTAAGGGTTGGACGAGTCTGGAAAAAACGGTAGCGTATATCGGCAAAACCCATTTTACTATTGCTGATGCCAAACGTGGTGATATTGGTAATACTTCGTCGCGGTATGCGGAGGCTTTTTTCAAAAATATGCCATTTGATTCCATAACCGTTGCGCCTTATATGGGTGAGGATAGCGTTACACCTTTTTTACAATTTGAAGGCAAGTGGGTTATTTTGTTGGCATTAACATCTAATAAAGGCAGCAGCGATTTTCAACTGATGCAGGAAAATGATGAGCAATTATTTGAACGCGTTATAAAAAAAGCTAACACTTGGGGAAATCCCGAAAATTTGATGTTTGTTGTTGGTGCAACACATCCGGATTATTTTACACGCATACGCAAAATTGCACCTGATAATTTTTTACTGGTTCCGGGCGTTGGTGCACAGGGCGGCGACTTAGCCGCGGTTACGCGGAACGGAATAGATAAAGATTGCGGATTATTAATTAATTCTACACGCGATATTATTTATGCAAGCAAGGGAACGGACTTTGCTGAAGCAGCTTCCAAAAAAGCACAGGCAGTGCAAAAAGAAATGGAAAATCTTTTGTTGGAAAATAAATTTTTATAA